A single genomic interval of Peribacillus sp. FSL H8-0477 harbors:
- a CDS encoding LLM class flavin-dependent oxidoreductase, with protein MKNDKRKQSGIEIGIYTFGDIGPDPLTGQTVGTKQRVRDIIESAKLADEAGLDVFGIGEHHRLDYAVSAPVIILAAIAQVTKHIKLTSATTVLSTVDPVRLFEDFSTLDILSDGRAEIIAGRGAYVESFPLFGFDLNNYDALFEENIELFLKLNEAESISWDGRFRSSLSNAEISPRPIQNKLPIWVGVGGTEESAARAGRLGVGMAIAILGGEASRFKPLVNLYRESAAKANHSPEDLNVAVTGHAYIAKTTEQARDEFFPYYFNYWSYVNGQQGIQYNLSRRDFDQLTAPDTALFVGSPQQVAEKIICQHELFGHQRFIAQLDIGGLPFKKVAEGIELLAAEVAPIVRKATSHK; from the coding sequence ATGAAGAACGACAAACGAAAACAATCAGGCATTGAAATTGGGATTTACACATTTGGAGATATAGGGCCCGACCCCCTCACTGGCCAAACTGTGGGTACGAAGCAACGAGTCCGTGATATAATTGAATCCGCAAAATTAGCTGACGAAGCGGGTCTCGATGTTTTTGGCATTGGTGAACATCATCGTCTTGATTATGCGGTATCTGCTCCCGTTATTATCTTGGCAGCTATTGCTCAGGTGACAAAACACATCAAACTTACCAGTGCGACTACGGTTTTAAGCACGGTTGACCCTGTTCGATTATTTGAGGATTTTTCCACGCTGGATATACTTTCAGATGGACGTGCGGAAATCATTGCCGGCCGTGGCGCTTACGTAGAATCGTTCCCGCTATTCGGATTTGACTTAAACAATTATGATGCATTATTCGAGGAAAATATCGAATTATTTTTAAAACTGAATGAAGCCGAGTCCATTTCCTGGGATGGGCGCTTTCGATCTTCGTTATCCAATGCCGAGATTTCGCCCCGGCCTATCCAAAATAAGCTGCCAATCTGGGTTGGTGTTGGCGGCACCGAAGAAAGTGCAGCACGAGCAGGCAGATTAGGCGTTGGAATGGCTATAGCCATACTTGGAGGTGAGGCATCTCGCTTTAAACCTCTAGTTAATCTTTACCGAGAATCGGCGGCTAAAGCTAATCATTCTCCAGAAGATCTTAACGTAGCAGTAACCGGACACGCGTACATCGCTAAAACAACTGAACAAGCAAGAGATGAATTCTTTCCCTATTATTTTAATTATTGGTCATACGTAAATGGACAGCAAGGGATCCAATATAATCTTTCCAGAAGAGACTTTGACCAATTAACCGCACCAGACACTGCTCTATTCGTAGGAAGTCCCCAACAAGTAGCCGAAAAAATTATCTGCCAGCATGAACTATTCGGTCATCAACGGTTCATAGCCCAATTAGATATAGGCGGTTTACCCTTCAAAAAAGTCGCGGAAGGTATTGAGCTATTAGCAGCAGAAGTCGCCCCCATAGTCAGAAAAGCCACAAGTCACAAGTAA
- a CDS encoding VOC family protein — protein MKIEHIAMYVHDLEATKDFFIKFFDASSNTKYHNQKTGLETYFLSFEDHTRLEIMTRPDTVSSEESLFKTGYTHLAFSVGSKEKVDTLTSQLEQEGYEILSGPRTTGDGYYESCILGPEGNQIEIIE, from the coding sequence ATGAAAATAGAACATATTGCTATGTATGTACATGACTTGGAGGCTACAAAAGATTTCTTTATAAAGTTTTTCGATGCTTCATCAAATACCAAATATCATAATCAAAAAACTGGATTAGAGACCTATTTCTTATCATTCGAAGATCATACAAGACTTGAGATAATGACGCGTCCTGATACGGTTTCTTCCGAAGAATCACTATTCAAAACTGGGTACACACATTTAGCATTTAGCGTTGGAAGCAAAGAAAAAGTAGATACATTGACAAGTCAACTAGAACAAGAAGGGTATGAAATTTTAAGTGGTCCGCGTACAACAGGTGATGGTTATTATGAAAGTTGTATATTGGGACCTGAAGGTAATCAAATTGAAATAATTGAATAA
- a CDS encoding DUF2812 domain-containing protein, with protein sequence MKKYKFFANVIEEEKWLNEQLLAGYKCTNISIWGFYTFEQTYEKYVMRLDYQDYLSSHRFEEYKEIYEEFGWMHVKGSRFGSIHHWQKISDNRDNMFSDRQSKSNYYKRLMNYSLTFAIFFLVISFIVYDGNPLIVKELYLTQGLWEMEGMFFWKAFLFETPFVLLRLIPILILFVSSIQFFMSYMQYKKIKEELSR encoded by the coding sequence GTGAAAAAATATAAGTTTTTTGCTAATGTTATTGAAGAAGAAAAATGGCTGAATGAACAATTATTAGCCGGGTATAAATGCACGAATATAAGCATTTGGGGGTTCTATACATTTGAACAAACATACGAAAAATATGTTATGCGCTTAGATTATCAAGATTATTTATCTTCCCATAGGTTTGAGGAATACAAGGAGATTTATGAAGAATTTGGCTGGATGCATGTCAAAGGATCAAGATTCGGCAGCATTCATCATTGGCAAAAGATTTCTGATAACCGAGACAATATGTTTTCAGATCGACAATCAAAGTCTAATTACTATAAGCGCTTAATGAATTACTCGTTAACCTTTGCCATCTTTTTTTTAGTGATTAGTTTTATTGTTTATGATGGAAATCCATTAATTGTAAAAGAACTGTACCTGACACAAGGTTTATGGGAAATGGAAGGAATGTTTTTTTGGAAAGCATTCCTTTTCGAAACACCATTTGTGCTGTTACGATTAATACCAATATTGATTTTGTTTGTATCTTCCATTCAATTCTTTATGAGTTACATGCAATATAAGAAAATAAAAGAGGAATTATCCCGTTAG
- a CDS encoding PadR family transcriptional regulator: MKHKLLPLSETMHYILLALREPFHGYAIMQKVEEMSNGHVVLAAGTLYGAIDNLSKHGWIKPASGENGRRKVYQITAQGEEILAHEKQRLKHILSLYEMSDECEKI; this comes from the coding sequence ATGAAGCATAAACTTTTGCCGCTGTCTGAAACGATGCATTATATTTTATTAGCTTTACGTGAACCATTTCATGGATATGCAATTATGCAGAAGGTTGAAGAAATGAGCAACGGTCATGTGGTTTTGGCAGCTGGGACATTGTACGGGGCAATAGATAACTTAAGTAAACATGGTTGGATTAAGCCAGCAAGTGGAGAAAACGGGAGAAGAAAAGTTTATCAAATCACTGCACAGGGTGAAGAAATATTAGCACATGAAAAACAACGATTAAAACATATTTTATCCTTATATGAAATGAGTGATGAATGTGAAAAAATATAA
- a CDS encoding DinB family protein, protein MFHQNEYEWVRQTRRTLLDSCRELEVSDFIRVRELLVHITDCYIAWLGSFVLLKTKEPLTPKEDLEKFNLDEIKLRFEQVDLIVYEVFKLHGNQLNEQIQRKIPWREVPETVLLTPGKLLMHTMTHEFHHKGQIVAMIREMGYIPPNTDILGTED, encoded by the coding sequence ATGTTCCATCAAAACGAATATGAATGGGTCCGACAGACTAGAAGAACGCTGTTAGACTCTTGCAGGGAACTAGAAGTTAGTGATTTTATTCGTGTTCGAGAGTTGTTAGTACACATAACGGATTGTTATATAGCTTGGCTTGGCTCCTTTGTTTTATTAAAAACTAAGGAGCCGCTTACTCCAAAGGAAGACCTGGAAAAATTCAATTTGGATGAAATAAAATTACGTTTTGAACAGGTGGATTTAATTGTTTATGAAGTGTTTAAATTACACGGAAATCAATTAAATGAGCAGATTCAGAGGAAAATTCCTTGGAGAGAGGTACCAGAAACGGTACTCCTTACACCTGGCAAATTGCTTATGCATACCATGACTCATGAATTTCATCACAAGGGACAAATTGTAGCGATGATACGCGAGATGGGTTATATCCCTCCGAATACAGATATATTAGGTACTGAAGATTAA
- a CDS encoding DinB family protein has product MNQKEWLLRMLDTTFDKESWHAPFKTSIEGLTAEQARWKPVGGATNTIWENVNHLIYYKERLVANLEDGEWTQNLDNNETFSLTEQINDDKEWIAVVERAVSVQESLKEALSKVPTEQLERNSLVEKLVDITFHDAYHTGQIIQIRKMQGSWPSHRDC; this is encoded by the coding sequence ATGAATCAAAAAGAATGGCTTTTAAGAATGCTCGATACTACGTTCGATAAGGAGAGTTGGCATGCACCGTTCAAAACTTCAATAGAAGGACTCACTGCAGAGCAGGCTAGGTGGAAGCCAGTTGGAGGGGCAACGAATACAATCTGGGAAAATGTTAATCATCTTATTTACTATAAAGAGAGACTTGTAGCAAATTTAGAAGACGGTGAATGGACACAAAATCTTGATAATAATGAAACTTTTTCCCTTACTGAACAAATAAATGACGACAAAGAATGGATAGCAGTCGTTGAACGAGCAGTATCGGTTCAAGAGAGTTTAAAAGAAGCACTAAGCAAAGTGCCCACTGAACAACTTGAACGAAATTCTCTTGTAGAAAAGCTAGTAGATATAACGTTTCACGATGCATACCATACGGGTCAAATCATTCAAATCAGAAAGATGCAAGGTTCTTGGCCGTCACATCGCGATTGTTAA
- a CDS encoding 2,3-butanediol dehydrogenase, with product MKAAVWYGEKDIRIEERELKALKNHEVTVRVAWAGICGSDLHEYQEGPVFVPTESADPLTGEIAPLIMGHEFAGTIEKVGTKVTKFKVGDRVAINPTITYGNKPEDLDVYDGFSFIGLHGDGGFTSFANAPEENVFLLPDTLSLQDGALVEPTAVAVQAVKEGNLQFGDTVAIFGAGPIGLLTLIAAKAAGASKIIVLDLSDARLEKAIELGATHIVNSGKGDPVEAIRTIIPGGVDVSFEVAGVTPTFEQSIAATKPRGTMVIVSIFARPIIWNPIQLTNTGVKITSTIAYSPTSFQQTVDLMGTGQLKPQGIITSQIQLDDIVSKGFEALTNDKSQAKILVELSGEK from the coding sequence ATGAAAGCTGCAGTATGGTACGGAGAAAAAGATATTCGGATTGAAGAGCGGGAGTTAAAGGCATTAAAAAATCATGAGGTCACTGTCCGTGTAGCGTGGGCTGGAATTTGCGGTAGTGATTTACATGAATACCAAGAAGGTCCGGTATTTGTGCCAACTGAAAGTGCCGATCCTTTAACTGGAGAAATAGCACCGCTTATTATGGGACATGAATTTGCAGGGACGATTGAAAAGGTCGGGACAAAAGTTACAAAATTTAAGGTTGGCGACCGTGTGGCTATTAACCCGACGATTACATATGGTAACAAACCAGAAGATTTAGATGTATATGATGGTTTTAGCTTTATCGGTTTACATGGAGACGGCGGGTTTACGTCTTTCGCAAATGCGCCAGAAGAAAATGTGTTTCTTTTACCTGATACGTTGTCCCTGCAGGACGGAGCATTAGTAGAACCAACAGCTGTAGCGGTACAAGCGGTTAAAGAAGGAAATCTTCAATTTGGCGATACTGTTGCCATTTTCGGTGCAGGACCAATTGGGTTATTAACGTTAATTGCAGCTAAGGCAGCTGGTGCAAGTAAGATAATTGTCTTAGACTTATCTGATGCCCGTCTTGAAAAAGCCATCGAACTTGGGGCCACTCATATCGTTAATTCCGGAAAAGGAGATCCTGTCGAAGCCATTCGTACAATCATTCCTGGAGGGGTAGATGTATCATTTGAAGTAGCGGGTGTTACACCAACATTTGAGCAATCAATTGCTGCTACAAAACCACGTGGCACGATGGTAATCGTCTCAATTTTTGCAAGACCGATTATATGGAACCCCATTCAATTAACAAATACGGGTGTTAAAATCACATCAACGATTGCTTATTCACCAACTTCATTCCAACAAACAGTCGATTTGATGGGGACTGGCCAATTAAAACCACAAGGAATCATCACGTCTCAGATTCAGTTAGATGACATCGTCTCAAAAGGATTTGAAGCGTTAACGAATGATAAATCCCAAGCAAAGATACTAGTAGAATTAAGCGGTGAAAAATAA
- a CDS encoding DUF4017 family protein, whose translation MKTMIPALLAYIIVCLIVLLSPASEGYNSVVWKLLVGQLYAIPALLIVALVSFYANKKRIRN comes from the coding sequence ATGAAAACGATGATTCCTGCCCTTTTAGCCTATATCATTGTCTGTTTGATTGTCCTCCTATCCCCAGCCTCTGAAGGATACAATTCGGTCGTTTGGAAATTGCTAGTTGGCCAACTTTATGCGATTCCAGCTTTACTGATTGTTGCCTTAGTCTCTTTTTATGCAAATAAAAAACGTATCCGTAACTAA